Proteins from a single region of Polynucleobacter sp. KF022:
- a CDS encoding CysB family HTH-type transcriptional regulator: protein MNLHQFRFVREAVRQNFNLTTAAKALFTSQPGVSKAIIELEDELGVEIFRRHGKRIRSMTEPGKRILSSIERILDEVETLKRVGKDFASQDQGSFVIATTHTQARYALPKVLTEFTKRFPKVKVSIQQGSPGQIAELLTHDRADIAIATEGIANTPGVLALPGYQWHHVLMVPLSHPLLNQATLTLEEIAKYPIITYDKAFAGRSKIDAAFAQRNITPDIILEAIDADVIKTYVETGMGIGIVAGHAYDPDRDRNLKVIPAGHLFGNNVTHLGVKQGAYLRSFVYTFIELFSPTLTKKIVEQAMSNETETYEI from the coding sequence ATGAATCTCCACCAATTCCGATTTGTACGAGAAGCCGTTAGACAAAACTTCAACTTAACGACCGCCGCAAAGGCACTCTTTACCTCCCAGCCAGGGGTGTCTAAAGCCATCATCGAGCTAGAAGACGAATTAGGCGTTGAAATCTTCCGTCGTCACGGCAAGCGTATTCGCTCTATGACGGAACCTGGAAAGCGGATTTTGAGCTCGATCGAGCGCATCTTGGATGAAGTTGAAACACTCAAGCGAGTGGGCAAGGATTTTGCGAGCCAAGATCAAGGCAGCTTTGTGATTGCCACCACCCACACTCAGGCACGCTATGCCCTACCCAAAGTTCTCACCGAATTTACTAAGCGCTTTCCAAAGGTAAAGGTCAGCATTCAGCAAGGCAGTCCAGGTCAAATTGCGGAATTACTCACCCATGATCGCGCTGATATTGCGATTGCCACTGAAGGAATCGCCAATACGCCAGGCGTGCTGGCACTGCCGGGCTATCAATGGCATCACGTATTGATGGTGCCACTCAGTCACCCACTACTCAACCAGGCCACACTGACGTTAGAAGAGATTGCTAAGTACCCCATCATTACCTACGACAAAGCATTTGCGGGACGCAGTAAGATTGATGCAGCTTTTGCACAAAGAAATATCACACCCGATATTATTTTGGAGGCGATTGATGCTGATGTGATTAAAACTTACGTTGAGACTGGTATGGGCATCGGCATCGTTGCGGGTCACGCATATGATCCCGATCGAGACCGCAATCTCAAAGTGATTCCTGCAGGACACTTATTTGGCAATAACGTGACCCATCTAGGTGTTAAACAAGGCGCTTACCTTCGCTCATTTGTTTACACCTTTATTGAACTCTTCTCGCCAACGCTCACCAAAAAAATTGTTGAGCAGGCCATGTCGAACGAAACCGAGACGTACGAGATTTAA
- a CDS encoding leucyl aminopeptidase, producing the protein MTIQFSTKIFPQADLQSSKLQKTSLKSLLGHTTDCLVLAYSKADFDSFSGAKGAKAKVGFLPELDVLLGGSVNHANIVGDLDSKQASVCMLRTEKSWAGNGVKAKRVLLVSLGDVHLASERSLTTYSKVARAALKVLSGGSIENALWFTPSFALAHKADFIAEEVRLTVQYAGDQAYRFGVRQPAMKFKAKDKADTFKQLVFAGNDDCAKELKAAVEQGVAMVEGMNLAKDLGNLPPNICTPTYLGKAAQGLSKKTALKVEVLGRKQIEALGMGSFLSVAKGSETPPQFIVMRHQGGKAGEAPIVLVGKGITFDTGGISLKPGEAMDEMKYDMCGAASVIGTMYSVSLMKLKKNVIGVIPTCENMPSGQATRPGDIVKSMSGQTIEILNTDAEGRLILCDALTYVERFKPAAVIDIATLTGACVIALGHVHSGLFSEDEGLVSELTKAGHASLDTVWRLPLDAAYHEQLKSNFADVANIGGRPAGSVTAACFLSRFTEKYKWAHLDIAGTAWKSGAAKGSTGRPVPLLVNFLLERK; encoded by the coding sequence ATGACAATTCAATTTAGTACCAAGATTTTCCCTCAAGCCGACCTTCAGAGCTCAAAACTCCAGAAAACTAGCCTCAAGTCCTTGCTTGGACATACGACCGACTGCTTGGTTTTGGCCTACTCCAAGGCAGATTTTGATAGCTTCTCAGGCGCAAAGGGCGCCAAAGCAAAGGTAGGATTTTTGCCGGAACTAGATGTTCTGCTTGGAGGTTCTGTAAATCACGCCAACATCGTTGGAGATTTGGATTCTAAGCAGGCCTCCGTTTGCATGTTGCGTACAGAAAAATCCTGGGCCGGAAATGGTGTTAAAGCTAAACGCGTCTTGTTAGTGAGCTTGGGTGATGTTCATCTTGCCAGTGAGCGCAGCTTAACGACTTATTCCAAAGTAGCTCGTGCTGCCTTAAAAGTACTTAGTGGCGGCTCAATTGAAAATGCACTTTGGTTTACTCCAAGCTTTGCTCTCGCACACAAAGCAGATTTCATTGCAGAAGAAGTGCGTCTTACTGTTCAGTATGCTGGTGATCAAGCTTATCGTTTTGGTGTTCGTCAGCCAGCGATGAAATTCAAGGCTAAAGATAAGGCGGATACGTTTAAGCAGTTGGTATTTGCTGGAAACGATGATTGCGCTAAGGAATTGAAAGCCGCTGTAGAGCAGGGCGTAGCGATGGTTGAAGGAATGAACCTGGCAAAAGATTTAGGCAATCTTCCTCCAAATATCTGTACGCCAACCTACTTGGGTAAGGCTGCGCAAGGCTTAAGCAAGAAGACAGCTTTAAAAGTCGAAGTGCTTGGGCGCAAGCAGATTGAGGCTTTGGGCATGGGCTCGTTCTTATCGGTTGCTAAGGGATCTGAAACTCCGCCGCAATTTATTGTGATGCGTCATCAAGGCGGTAAAGCGGGTGAGGCCCCGATTGTTTTGGTAGGCAAGGGCATTACTTTTGACACTGGTGGTATTTCACTGAAGCCTGGCGAAGCGATGGATGAAATGAAGTACGACATGTGCGGTGCTGCATCTGTCATTGGCACCATGTATTCAGTTTCATTGATGAAATTAAAAAAGAATGTGATTGGCGTCATTCCTACTTGTGAAAACATGCCATCTGGTCAAGCTACACGTCCAGGTGATATTGTGAAGAGTATGTCTGGGCAGACAATTGAGATTCTCAACACTGATGCAGAAGGTCGATTAATTCTGTGTGATGCTTTGACGTATGTCGAGCGATTCAAGCCAGCAGCGGTCATTGATATTGCCACCTTAACTGGTGCCTGTGTGATTGCCTTGGGCCATGTTCATAGTGGGTTATTTTCTGAAGATGAGGGTCTAGTGAGTGAGCTCACTAAAGCGGGTCATGCTTCTTTGGATACCGTATGGCGCTTGCCTTTAGATGCTGCCTATCATGAGCAACTCAAATCCAATTTTGCCGATGTCGCCAATATTGGGGGACGTCCAGCTGGCAGCGTAACCGCAGCCTGTTTCTTATCTCGCTTTACTGAGAAATACAAATGGGCCCACTTGGATATCGCTGGAACTGCCTGGAAGAGTGGTGCCGCTAAAGGATCTACTGGTCGCCCGGTTCCTTTGTTAGTGAACTTCTTGCTTGAACGCAAGTAA
- the lptG gene encoding LPS export ABC transporter permease LptG produces the protein MKILFPFIYERYLAKQIYAAFGFILFALVALFLFFDILSELGSVQGAYTLPLALLHVLLKAPSRISEIIPIAGLIGSIYVFAMLASQSEFTILRIAGLDVKRGLITLTKISIPLIALTLIMSEWVGPYTEAKSDQIRMKAMGSAYSSQFRTGVWVKDRLRDEDGSGPVRPGVRYVNVGKVDKDNEIRNIRMYEFDDTYHLLSIRSAVSGQFDETGIWVLNDVTETRFKETKQSDPLNPVFSAQTFTHPILTLESEVTPQILSVLLISPEKMSIVSLGRFISHLRDNKQDAHRHSIAFWKKVIYPFTIFVMLTLALPFAYLKVRAGSVGIKVFGGIMLGMSFQLFNSLFSNVGLLGSWPSLLTALTPPLLYFLLALVGLRWVSKA, from the coding sequence ATGAAGATCCTCTTCCCCTTTATCTACGAGCGCTATCTAGCCAAGCAGATCTATGCTGCTTTTGGCTTCATTCTTTTTGCTTTGGTGGCTTTATTTTTATTCTTTGATATCTTGAGTGAACTCGGCTCAGTGCAAGGCGCCTATACACTTCCCTTGGCTCTGCTGCACGTTCTACTCAAGGCGCCAAGCCGCATCTCTGAAATTATTCCGATTGCAGGCTTAATAGGCAGTATTTATGTATTTGCGATGTTAGCTAGTCAATCTGAGTTCACCATCTTGCGTATCGCTGGTTTGGATGTAAAACGCGGACTGATCACGCTCACTAAAATTTCTATTCCTTTAATTGCACTTACGCTCATCATGAGTGAATGGGTCGGACCTTATACCGAAGCGAAGTCTGATCAGATTCGCATGAAGGCTATGGGGTCGGCATACTCATCCCAGTTCAGAACGGGTGTATGGGTAAAGGATCGCTTACGTGATGAAGATGGTAGTGGTCCGGTTCGCCCTGGAGTGCGCTACGTCAACGTTGGCAAGGTTGATAAGGATAATGAAATTCGCAATATCCGCATGTATGAGTTTGATGACACTTACCATCTCCTCTCTATTCGCAGCGCGGTCTCTGGACAGTTTGATGAGACAGGTATCTGGGTTTTAAATGATGTAACAGAAACCCGCTTTAAAGAAACCAAGCAATCTGACCCTCTCAATCCTGTTTTTTCTGCACAGACTTTCACTCATCCGATTCTCACCCTAGAGTCTGAAGTCACCCCACAAATTTTGAGCGTGCTGTTAATCAGTCCGGAAAAAATGTCGATTGTGAGCTTGGGTCGATTTATTTCTCATCTGCGTGATAACAAACAAGATGCGCATCGGCACTCAATTGCTTTCTGGAAAAAAGTCATCTATCCATTCACCATTTTTGTGATGCTCACATTGGCACTACCGTTCGCTTACCTCAAGGTACGTGCAGGCAGTGTTGGTATTAAGGTATTTGGCGGCATCATGCTGGGTATGAGCTTTCAACTCTTTAATTCCTTGTTTTCAAATGTGGGGTTACTGGGTTCCTGGCCATCGCTTCTTACCGCCCTCACTCCGCCCCTGCTGTATTTCCTATTGGCGCTTGTTGGATTGCGCTGGGTTTCTAAGGCTTAA
- a CDS encoding DNA polymerase III subunit chi translates to MARIDFHSNVNDKLEYACRLTRKIWSATPEGEPVRNIVMVGEKADLQKLNDLLWAFSSTDFLPHCFIEDEAAAETPIVLTDDFASSALSNIPHADVMIHLGMRMPADVPALVARFPRIVEVVTVNEAERLAGRDRYKAYRDLGHELHNFDQSKS, encoded by the coding sequence ATGGCTCGAATCGATTTTCATAGCAACGTGAATGACAAGCTGGAATACGCTTGTCGATTAACGCGCAAGATTTGGAGTGCTACGCCTGAGGGTGAGCCCGTTCGCAATATTGTGATGGTGGGTGAGAAGGCTGACCTGCAAAAGCTAAATGATCTTTTATGGGCATTTAGCAGTACTGATTTTTTACCCCACTGCTTTATTGAAGATGAAGCCGCAGCAGAAACGCCGATTGTTTTAACGGATGATTTTGCCTCTTCGGCTTTAAGCAATATACCTCATGCAGATGTCATGATTCATTTAGGTATGCGAATGCCTGCCGATGTACCAGCATTAGTGGCGCGCTTTCCCAGAATAGTTGAGGTAGTTACCGTCAATGAGGCTGAGCGTTTGGCTGGGCGCGATCGCTATAAAGCCTATCGAGATTTAGGTCACGAGTTGCACAACTTCGACCAATCCAAAAGTTAG
- the purD gene encoding phosphoribosylamine--glycine ligase, giving the protein MKILLIGSGGREHALAWKLAQSPQVQTVYVAPGNGGTATAKQAAAGIENLPISGLQELADFAKREKIHLTVVGPEAPLAAGIVDVFRNNGLRIFGPTQLAAQLESSKDFSKAFMKRHGIPTADYQTFSNALEAHAYIDAKGAPIVIKADGLAAGKGVVVAMSLEEAHAAVDMMLADNKLGNAGARVVIEEFLTGEEASFIVLVDGKNVLALATSQDHKRLLDADQGPNTGGMGAYSPAPVVTPEIHARALREVIMPTVKGMQADGIPYTGFLYAGLMITPDGKIKTLEFNCRMGDPETQPIMARLRSDLVNALDHAVDGTLNEVELEWDRRTALGVVLAAHNYPDTPRAGDIITGIPDDTEDQITFHAGTKLQDGKVVTSGGRVMCVVGLADTVRGAQQKAYEAINHIKFNGMQYRKDIGYRAIK; this is encoded by the coding sequence ATGAAAATTCTACTGATCGGATCTGGCGGACGCGAACATGCACTTGCTTGGAAGCTAGCTCAATCCCCACAAGTACAAACGGTTTATGTTGCCCCAGGTAATGGCGGCACCGCTACGGCTAAGCAAGCTGCTGCAGGTATTGAGAATTTACCCATCAGCGGACTGCAAGAGCTGGCTGATTTTGCCAAGCGCGAGAAGATTCATCTAACTGTTGTTGGTCCTGAAGCCCCTCTGGCGGCCGGCATCGTTGATGTATTCCGCAATAATGGCTTGCGTATTTTTGGACCAACACAATTAGCAGCGCAATTGGAGTCTTCTAAGGATTTCTCCAAAGCCTTCATGAAGCGTCATGGTATTCCGACTGCGGATTACCAAACATTCTCTAATGCTCTAGAAGCACATGCATACATCGATGCCAAAGGCGCACCAATTGTGATCAAGGCGGATGGCCTTGCGGCAGGTAAAGGTGTCGTTGTGGCTATGAGCCTTGAAGAAGCGCACGCTGCAGTTGACATGATGCTGGCTGACAATAAACTAGGTAATGCTGGCGCACGTGTAGTCATCGAAGAATTTCTCACTGGCGAAGAAGCTAGCTTTATTGTGTTGGTTGACGGTAAGAATGTTTTAGCTTTAGCAACTAGCCAAGATCACAAACGTTTACTCGATGCCGATCAAGGCCCTAATACTGGTGGTATGGGTGCCTACTCTCCTGCTCCAGTAGTCACCCCAGAAATTCATGCGCGCGCATTACGTGAAGTGATCATGCCAACTGTTAAGGGCATGCAAGCTGATGGCATTCCGTACACCGGCTTCTTATATGCTGGCTTAATGATCACGCCTGATGGCAAGATCAAGACTTTAGAATTTAATTGCCGTATGGGTGACCCAGAAACACAACCAATTATGGCGCGCCTGCGAAGTGATCTCGTCAATGCCTTGGATCACGCTGTGGATGGCACCCTGAATGAAGTCGAGCTGGAATGGGATCGTCGTACCGCTCTTGGCGTTGTATTGGCCGCCCATAACTACCCTGATACCCCAAGAGCCGGGGATATCATTACCGGCATACCTGACGACACTGAAGATCAAATCACATTCCATGCCGGTACGAAATTACAAGACGGCAAGGTAGTCACTTCTGGAGGACGTGTGATGTGTGTGGTTGGACTTGCTGATACCGTTCGCGGCGCCCAACAAAAAGCATACGAAGCAATCAACCACATCAAGTTCAATGGCATGCAATATCGCAAAGATATTGGTTATCGCGCTATTAAGTAA
- the lptF gene encoding LPS export ABC transporter permease LptF, giving the protein MIFKQALRRELSFTTGGVFLVLVTIMVTTLVIRILGYAANGAVNPEDALVLIALATLGYLAILLTVSLFVATLIVLVRWYKDSEMIVWFASGLSVTNLIRPILQFATPLIIVIALLALFVWPWANRESTLISQRFQQRDDVSMVSAGQFKESAKAERVFFIEELDVDKSEVKNIFVADSKNGRLSIAVSASGYIQNSEGGEKSIVLHNGRRYEGQPTQPDFRILEFDEYSTKIRSKDALAPAPRDREKTVDELLNDTNPATINPNRAELLWRIGLPLMALGLVLIAIPLAYVNPRLGNYTAMFYAVLIYLIYSNLLNLTQNFVSQGKVSVFVAIWPIHLLALLIATVLIRNRINPSLKWWLRQLPASIARK; this is encoded by the coding sequence ATGATTTTTAAACAGGCCCTTCGCCGCGAACTCAGTTTTACGACTGGCGGGGTCTTTTTGGTCTTAGTCACCATTATGGTGACTACCCTAGTGATCCGTATTTTGGGCTACGCCGCTAACGGAGCGGTTAACCCAGAGGATGCACTGGTTTTAATTGCCTTAGCCACTTTGGGCTACCTTGCCATTCTTTTGACGGTCTCCCTATTTGTCGCAACGCTGATTGTTTTAGTGCGCTGGTACAAAGATTCAGAAATGATTGTTTGGTTTGCCAGCGGTTTAAGCGTCACCAATCTCATTCGTCCAATTTTGCAATTTGCAACTCCACTCATTATTGTCATTGCCTTACTCGCTCTTTTTGTTTGGCCGTGGGCTAATCGGGAATCAACCTTAATTAGTCAGCGCTTTCAACAACGTGATGATGTATCTATGGTGAGCGCTGGTCAATTTAAAGAATCAGCAAAAGCAGAACGCGTCTTCTTTATTGAAGAGCTCGATGTCGATAAAAGCGAAGTCAAAAATATCTTCGTAGCAGACTCTAAGAACGGTCGTTTAAGCATTGCTGTATCGGCTTCTGGTTATATTCAAAATTCTGAAGGCGGCGAAAAATCCATTGTTCTACATAACGGCCGGCGCTATGAAGGACAACCCACCCAGCCTGATTTTAGAATTCTCGAGTTTGATGAATACAGCACCAAAATTCGCAGCAAGGATGCCTTAGCGCCTGCGCCACGTGATCGTGAAAAAACAGTCGACGAGCTACTCAATGACACCAACCCAGCGACAATCAATCCTAATCGCGCTGAATTACTCTGGCGCATTGGCTTGCCATTAATGGCCTTAGGTTTAGTGTTGATTGCCATACCACTTGCATATGTCAATCCACGTCTTGGTAATTACACTGCGATGTTCTACGCGGTATTGATTTACCTGATTTATAGCAACCTGCTAAACCTGACGCAAAATTTTGTTTCACAAGGCAAGGTCAGTGTTTTTGTAGCCATCTGGCCGATACACTTACTTGCGCTTTTGATTGCAACAGTCTTAATTCGCAATCGTATTAATCCTTCATTGAAGTGGTGGCTCCGCCAATTACCCGCTTCCATTGCCAGAAAATGA
- a CDS encoding YebC/PmpR family DNA-binding transcriptional regulator — protein MAGHSKWANIQHRKGRQDEKRGKIWTKLIKEITVAAKLGGGDVATNPRLRLAIDKAKDSNMPNDNVQRAIQRGTGSLEGVNYEEIRYEGYGINGAAIIVDCLTDNRTRTVAEVRHAFNKNGGNMGAEGSVAFLFKHCGQMLFAPGTSEDQLMEVALDAGAEDVITHDDGSLEVLSPVPDFSKVQDAINKAGLKPELATVAMRPETEIALEGEQAESMQKLLDALENLDDVQEVFTNAAL, from the coding sequence ATGGCCGGCCATTCGAAATGGGCCAATATTCAGCACCGCAAAGGTCGTCAGGACGAAAAACGCGGCAAGATTTGGACCAAACTCATTAAAGAAATTACCGTAGCCGCCAAATTAGGCGGTGGCGATGTTGCTACCAATCCACGTTTACGTCTGGCTATTGATAAAGCCAAAGACTCCAATATGCCCAATGACAACGTGCAAAGAGCAATTCAGCGTGGTACTGGTTCTCTTGAGGGTGTGAACTATGAAGAAATTCGTTATGAGGGCTACGGCATTAATGGCGCAGCCATCATTGTTGATTGCTTGACCGATAATCGCACCCGCACCGTCGCCGAAGTGCGCCATGCATTTAATAAAAATGGCGGCAATATGGGCGCAGAAGGTTCAGTTGCTTTCTTATTCAAACATTGCGGCCAAATGTTGTTTGCCCCAGGCACCAGCGAAGATCAACTCATGGAAGTTGCGTTAGATGCTGGCGCAGAAGATGTCATTACGCATGATGATGGATCCTTGGAGGTGTTATCTCCTGTTCCAGATTTTTCAAAAGTCCAAGATGCTATTAATAAAGCAGGTCTCAAGCCAGAGCTTGCAACTGTTGCCATGCGCCCCGAGACAGAGATTGCTCTAGAAGGCGAGCAAGCTGAAAGCATGCAGAAGTTGCTAGATGCTCTTGAGAACTTGGATGACGTTCAAGAGGTATTTACGAACGCTGCACTTTGA